Proteins encoded together in one Mugil cephalus isolate CIBA_MC_2020 chromosome 16, CIBA_Mcephalus_1.1, whole genome shotgun sequence window:
- the LOC125022694 gene encoding tumor necrosis factor receptor superfamily member 12A, which yields MASNALCALCGLIIAAAASLHGVSAQKSQCGSSEFWNSDLDLCLPCSSCKQYPKIPSCNTCKSVDETSGMWKLAAITSFSVLAVVLVAAALIIGVMVHRRKSHKRPLREPIEETAGPLYQA from the exons ATGGCTTCCAACGCTCTTTGCGCGCTGTGCGGACTTATTATAGCGGCCGCGGCCAGCCTCCACGGCGTGAGCGCACAGAAAA GTCAGTGTGGCAGCTCAGAGTTTTGGAACTCAGACTTGGACCTTTGCTTGCCCTGCTCTTCATGCAAGCAGTACCCGAAGATCCCGTCATGCAACACAT GTAAATCCGTGGACGAGACGTCGGGCATGTGGAAGCTGGCTGCCATCACCAGTTTCTCTGTGCTGGCTGTTGTGCTGGTCGCCGCTGCGTTGATCATCGGGGTCATGGTGCATCGACGCAAGTCCCACAAGCGGCCTTTACGTG AACCCATTGAAGAAACGGCGGGGCCACTTTATCAAGCATAA